Genomic DNA from Streptomyces sp. NBC_01571:
GGGACGGTGGTGTCACGGGCGACGGGCCTGCTGAGAACAGTCCTACAGGCCGGAGCACTCGGGACGGGACTGCTGGCCACGACGTACAACCAGGCCAACGTGGTGCCGGCGAGCCTGTACTTCCTGCTCATCGGCGGCGCGCTGAACTCCGTACTGGTACCGCAGTTGGTGAGGGCCAGAATGGAGCAGCCCGATGGCGGACGTGCCTTCGAGCAGCGCCTGGTCACCCTCACGATGTCCGTGCTGGGAGTCGGCACGCTGCTGGCCGTCCGGGCGGCACCGCAGATCATCAGCCTCTATCAGAGCGACTCACCCGCCAACCACGAAGCGTTCCGGCTGACGGTGGTCTTCGCGCGGTTCCTGCTCCCGCAGATCTTCTTCTACGGACTGTTCAGCATCCTGGGCCAAGTGCTCAACGCCCGGAACCGGTTCGGCGCGATGATGTGGACCCCCGTCCTCAACAACGTCGTCCTGATCTCCATGTTCGGCGTATACCTCGGCATGATGACCGTTCCGGACTCGGTCCAGGACGTCACGCGGACCCAGGTCACGCTGCTCGGCGCCGGCACCACACTCGCCCTGGCGGTCCAGGCCCTTGCCCTGATCCCCTTCGCCAGGGCGGCCGGCTTCCGTTTCCGCCCACGCTTCGACTGGCGCGGCACAGGCCTGGGCAAGAGTGTCAGCGCGGCCCGCTGGACCCTGCTGTTCGTCCTGACCAACCTCGTGGCCGGCACGGTGGTGACGCGCTACGCCTCCGCCGCGGACACGGCATTGCCCCATGGCGGCGTGGGCTTCTCCGCCTATACCTACGCGCAGACCATCTGGTCGCTGCCGCAGTCGGTCATCACCGTCTCGCTGGTCACCGCCCTGCTGCCGCGGATGAGCCGGGCCGTCGCCGAACACCGCCTGGACGACATGCGCGGCGACCTCTCCCGGGCCCTGCGGATCAGCGGCGTCGTCATCGTTCCCGCCGCCTTCTTCTTCGTCGCCCTCGGCCCGCAGACGGCGCAGG
This window encodes:
- the murJ gene encoding murein biosynthesis integral membrane protein MurJ, whose amino-acid sequence is MAEGTQGEARTRLPGKRKRGRHAAAKPGAAKGGLTRSSVLMAAGTVVSRATGLLRTVLQAGALGTGLLATTYNQANVVPASLYFLLIGGALNSVLVPQLVRARMEQPDGGRAFEQRLVTLTMSVLGVGTLLAVRAAPQIISLYQSDSPANHEAFRLTVVFARFLLPQIFFYGLFSILGQVLNARNRFGAMMWTPVLNNVVLISMFGVYLGMMTVPDSVQDVTRTQVTLLGAGTTLALAVQALALIPFARAAGFRFRPRFDWRGTGLGKSVSAARWTLLFVLTNLVAGTVVTRYASAADTALPHGGVGFSAYTYAQTIWSLPQSVITVSLVTALLPRMSRAVAEHRLDDMRGDLSRALRISGVVIVPAAFFFVALGPQTAQVIFAHGAADPASIVPLGQMLQAFGLGLIPFSAQYMLLRGFYAFEDTRTPFWTAVWISTADIALATACHLLMPPRWAVTGLAGAYAASYAIGLLITALLLRRRLEGRLDGKRLCRTYGRLTGAALAAGALGWVVARSSSATVTSATWSPVLGLAAGGLTMLVAFVLLARFLKVSEVRSLPGLG